The Silurus meridionalis isolate SWU-2019-XX chromosome 16, ASM1480568v1, whole genome shotgun sequence genome has a segment encoding these proteins:
- the agmat gene encoding agmatinase, mitochondrial, whose translation MLHLIRMKGIRLPTACVSLARAVRESVNVNVTASPTRLMSSKSYNVPPSSEFVARISGIATMAKLPYQDTPEGLDAAFIGVPIDTGTSNRPGTRFGPRQIRAESFMLRNYSGTGAAPWESMMVADIGDVNVNLYNLKDACKRIREFYRNVMAAGCIPLTMGGDHTIAYPILQAVAEKHGPVGLVHVDAHADTGDMSLGEKITHGTPFRRCVEEGLLDCKRVVQIGLRGTAYSPDAYAWSREQGFRVVQADQCWHKSLVPLMTEVRAQMGKGPVYLSFDIDALDPAYAPGTGTPEIAGLTPIQGLEIIRGCRGINLVGCDLVEVSPPYDTTGNTALTAANLLFEMLCVLPKTKHY comes from the exons ATGCTACATTTGATAAGGATGAAAGGAATCCGGTTGCCCACCGCGTGCGTGTCGTTAGCGCGCGCGGTTCGGGAAAGCGTGAACGTGAACGTAACGGCCAGCCCGACCAGGCTGATGTCCAGCAAGTCCTACAATGTTCCTCCAAGCAGCGAGTTTGTCGCGCGCATCTCCGGGATCGCCACAATGGCCAAGTTACCGTATCAGGACACACCCGAGGGATTGGACGCAGCTTTCATCGGAGTGCCCATCGACACCGGGACCTCCAACCGACCCGGAACCAG GTTTGGGCCTCGGCAGATCAGAGCCGAATCGTTCATGCTGAGGAACTACAGTGGCACTGGAGCTGCACCTTGGGAGTCCATGATGGTCGCAGATATCggtgatgtgaatgtgaatttGTACAATCTGAAGGATGCCTGCAAACGGATTCGCGAGTTTTACCGCAACGTCATGGCTGCCGGATGCATACCGCTTACAATGG GGGGTGATCACACGATTGCGTACCCGATTCTGCAGGCCGTGGCGGAAAA ACATGGGCCTGTGGGTCTGGTGCATGTGGATGCTCATGCTGATACAGGTGATATGTCCCTTGGGGAGAAGATCACTCATGGCACACCGTTCAGACGCTGTGTAGAAGAGGGACTGCTGGACTGTAAACGCGTGGTTCAGATCGGCCTTCGAGGCACTGCCTATTCCCCTGACGCCTACGCGTGGAGCAGAGAACAG gGGTTCCGTGTGGTCCAGGCGGACCAGTGTTGGCATAAATCTCTGGTTCCACTCATGACAGAGGTTCGAGCCCAAATGGGCAAAGGGCCTGTGTACCTCAGCTTCGATATTGATGCTTTGGATCCTGCATATGCCCCTGGCACTGGAACGCCTGAGATCGCAGGCCTCACACCTATCCAG ggacTGGAGATAATTCGTGGATGCCGAGGTATAAATCTTGTTGGCTGTGACTTGGTGGAGGTTTCACCACCATACGACACTACAG GAAACACAGCTCTGACTGCAGCCAACCTGCTTTTTGAAATGCTTTGTGTCCTTCCAAAGACGAAACACTACTGA